The Pantoea nemavictus genome includes a region encoding these proteins:
- the exoX gene encoding exodeoxyribonuclease X: MLRVIDTETCGLQGGVVEVASVDVIDGQIVNPMSDLICPDRPISRQAMAVHRITEAMVVGKPTIEEAIGRYHGSPHYVAHNASFDRRMLPTMPGEWICTMTLARQLWPGIKYGNQALRHSLKLDVTPPAELHAHRALYDCYVTAALLIRIMETSGWNAEQMANLCQPAAVSGDVFPFGKYRGQSIGSIARKDPGYLRWVLENVRDLRPPLRQALRKYVKSDQ; this comes from the coding sequence ATGTTACGTGTTATCGATACCGAAACCTGTGGCCTGCAAGGCGGCGTGGTTGAAGTGGCGTCAGTGGATGTCATTGACGGTCAAATCGTCAATCCCATGAGTGATTTGATCTGCCCGGACCGCCCGATCAGCCGCCAGGCGATGGCGGTGCATCGCATTACTGAAGCGATGGTGGTTGGCAAACCGACTATCGAAGAAGCGATTGGCCGCTATCACGGCAGCCCGCATTATGTCGCGCACAACGCCAGTTTTGATCGCCGTATGCTGCCAACCATGCCGGGCGAATGGATCTGCACCATGACGCTGGCGCGTCAGTTGTGGCCAGGCATCAAATACGGCAATCAGGCATTGCGTCATAGCCTGAAGCTGGACGTCACACCTCCAGCCGAGCTGCATGCACACCGCGCGTTGTATGACTGCTACGTCACCGCCGCGCTACTGATCCGCATTATGGAAACGTCGGGCTGGAATGCCGAGCAGATGGCGAATTTGTGCCAACCGGCAGCCGTGAGTGGTGATGTGTTCCCGTTCGGGAAGTATCGCGGTCAAAGCATTGGCAGCATTGCGCGTAAAGATCCCGGCTATCTGCGCTGGGTGCTGGAAAATGTGCGCGATTTGCGCCCACCGTTGCGGCAGGCGCTTCGCAAGTACGTTAAAAGCGATCAGTA
- the copD gene encoding copper homeostasis membrane protein CopD translates to MSLSTLWIGLRALHFLSVLLLAGSACYTALLAPRRYRLVLAQRLDFILRTSALVSLLSAVLMLATQTGLMSGDWRNVSDSETWRAVLNTRFGMVWRWEIVFALLCTLTLLLRGSLRQQLLLISGVLQLIALAGVGHAAMRDGWAGMLQQANHALHLLAAAFWAGGLLPLLLLMREARQIEFRADAIRCMMRFSRYGHLAVALALFTGIVNSLLIAGSPRDWQVTPWSELLVVKVLLVLLMIAIALTNRYLLVPRFRRAASHASHLFIRLTQLELLLAIIVIGLVSVFATLSPA, encoded by the coding sequence ATGAGTTTGAGCACGCTGTGGATTGGCCTGCGGGCGCTGCATTTCTTGTCGGTGTTACTGCTCGCTGGCAGCGCCTGCTACACCGCGCTGCTGGCACCGCGTCGCTATCGCCTGGTGCTGGCGCAGCGTTTAGATTTTATTTTGCGTACCAGCGCGCTAGTGAGTTTGCTCAGCGCCGTGCTGATGTTAGCGACACAAACCGGTTTGATGAGCGGTGACTGGCGAAACGTTAGCGATAGCGAGACGTGGCGCGCCGTGCTGAATACGCGTTTTGGCATGGTCTGGCGCTGGGAAATTGTCTTCGCACTGCTTTGCACGCTGACACTATTACTGCGTGGCAGCCTGCGTCAGCAATTGCTGCTTATTAGCGGTGTATTGCAACTGATCGCTCTGGCAGGCGTAGGACATGCAGCAATGCGTGATGGCTGGGCCGGCATGCTGCAGCAAGCAAACCATGCGCTACATCTGCTTGCCGCCGCGTTCTGGGCGGGCGGTTTACTGCCGCTGCTGTTACTGATGCGTGAAGCAAGACAGATCGAATTCCGTGCCGATGCTATTCGCTGCATGATGCGATTTTCCCGCTACGGACATTTAGCCGTTGCGCTGGCGTTGTTCACTGGAATCGTTAACAGTCTGCTAATAGCCGGTTCACCGCGCGATTGGCAAGTTACACCGTGGAGCGAGCTGCTGGTGGTGAAAGTGCTGCTGGTATTGTTGATGATCGCTATCGCGCTGACCAACCGCTATCTGCTGGTTCCGCGTTTCCGCCGGGCGGCCAGTCATGCATCGCATCT
- the copC gene encoding copper homeostasis periplasmic binding protein CopC has protein sequence MKKTAFTRVVALLLASSTLAFSQFALAHAHLKTPVPADKAVVEHSPQNLTLTFTEDVEAAFSGVEVLNAQHQPMPVGKARLNNKQHDQLIVPISQPLPSGNYQVNWHVLSVDGHKTKGSYAFSVK, from the coding sequence ATGAAGAAAACTGCGTTTACCCGAGTTGTGGCGCTGTTGCTGGCGTCATCAACGCTGGCCTTCAGCCAGTTTGCGCTGGCTCATGCTCACCTGAAAACGCCGGTTCCGGCGGATAAAGCCGTGGTGGAGCATTCCCCGCAGAATTTAACGCTGACCTTTACTGAAGACGTTGAAGCCGCGTTTAGTGGCGTAGAAGTGCTCAACGCGCAACATCAACCCATGCCGGTGGGGAAGGCCAGGCTTAACAACAAACAGCACGATCAGCTGATTGTACCGATCAGCCAACCGTTGCCGTCGGGTAATTATCAAGTGAACTGGCATGTGCTGTCAGTTGATGGCCACAAAACCAAAGGCAGCTACGCATTTAGCGTGAAGTGA
- a CDS encoding DNA polymerase III subunit theta: MSQNLALLSQEEKDKVNVDLAAAGVAFKERYNMPVIAEMVEREQPEALREWFRQRLMNYRQASLSLSRLPYEPKQK; this comes from the coding sequence ATGAGTCAAAACCTTGCCTTGCTGTCGCAGGAAGAGAAAGACAAAGTGAATGTCGATCTGGCCGCCGCGGGCGTGGCTTTTAAAGAGCGCTACAATATGCCCGTGATTGCCGAAATGGTGGAGCGCGAGCAACCAGAGGCGCTGCGTGAATGGTTTCGTCAACGTCTGATGAACTACCGCCAGGCATCGCTCAGCCTGTCACGCCTGCCCTACGAACCTAAGCAGAAGTAA